A window of Tachypleus tridentatus isolate NWPU-2018 chromosome 7, ASM421037v1, whole genome shotgun sequence genomic DNA:
TGAATGTCCATGGGAAGCAACTCCACTGTCTGGGGCTCTCCACGTTCCCTGCGGCAGTTCGGACAGCCACACACCGGCTGTTCGGCCACTGTTTCCTCTACAGAGATCGCGCTCTGACCGTCCATTGCCCTGGTAGCCTGTTCCTTCTTCCGAATCAGCTCAGCTTCACGGTATTCCTGGGCTCTGCAAGGAACGACCATTTCACCACACAGGGGGCAAGGCACTGGCCCCAGAGGTAAAGAATTTTCTCGATGCTCTTGGCCCGATTTCCGTCGCGAAAAAAATCGCAGTTTCTGTAGAAATAAAACGTATATGACATCAAACAAACTACGACTTCTCTGATATTACCAGTGGGCGATTTAAAAATGATGATCATTTTAAAACCCGAAACATCCTGAGAAAGGCCAGGATACACACACATGTAACGTATTCAACTCAGAGAGGCTTTTGTGTTTactaca
This region includes:
- the LOC143255074 gene encoding uncharacterized protein LOC143255074 isoform X3; the protein is MEEGDTNKNDAGLCRCGSQKPPKKNKKKLRFFSRRKSGQEHRENSLPLGPVPCPLCGEMVVPCRAQEYREAELIRKKEQATRAMDGQSAISVEETVAEQPVCGCPNCRRERGEPQTVELLPMDIQVSLQTMAEDSLLFCELL
- the LOC143255074 gene encoding uncharacterized protein LOC143255074 isoform X1, with the translated sequence MFPLVLILHICSAALCVVVTDFGVVMEEGDTNKNDAGLCRCGSQKPPKKNKKKLRFFSRRKSGQEHRENSLPLGPVPCPLCGEMVVPCRAQEYREAELIRKKEQATRAMDGQSAISVEETVAEQPVCGCPNCRRERGEPQTVELLPMDIQVSLQTMAEDSLLFCELL
- the LOC143255074 gene encoding uncharacterized protein LOC143255074 isoform X2, coding for MKQSNTEKINFTGRCETNIFYLQIRDKLWTYKAKIWSSIPTKLRFFSRRKSGQEHRENSLPLGPVPCPLCGEMVVPCRAQEYREAELIRKKEQATRAMDGQSAISVEETVAEQPVCGCPNCRRERGEPQTVELLPMDIQVSLQTMAEDSLLFCELL